A region of the Microbulbifer pacificus genome:
GCCAGGTACAGGTGTAGCCAGCCAGGCGCGGGCAGTCAGTCGCCGTGGGTGGGTTCAAAATCCTCGAGTTTGTAGCCACAGTGCTTGCAGTACTCCGAGTCCGCATCATGACCGGCGCGGCCACAGTTGTGGCAGCGGGCCAGCTGCTTCTCCCGCCCCAGTTCATGGGCCAGCTCCGCAGTGACTATCCCGGTAGGCACGGCAATGATGGAGTAACCGATCAGCATGGTCATGGAGGCGATGGTCTGCCCCCACGCCGTATGTGGGGTGATATCGCCAAAGCCCACCGTGGTGATGGTGACAATGGTCCAGTAGATACTTTTGGGAATACTGGTGAAGCCGTTTTTGGGTCCCTCGACAACAAACATCACGCTGCCAAAGATGATACACAGCACCAGTACACTGGCGTAGAACACCAGAATCCGCCGCCGCGCCTGCCACAGGGAACGCACCAGCAGGTTGGCATCGCTCAGGTAACGCACCAGTTTCAGGATCCGGAAGATGCGCAGCACCCGCAGCAACCGGATCACCATCAGGTAACTGGCGCCGGTGTAAATCAGCGCAAGGTAGCTCGGCAGGATCGCCAGCAGGTCGACAATGCCGTAAAAACTGAATATGTAGGAACGCCGATCCTGCGCGCAGTAAATGCGCGTCAGATACTCCACGGTAAACAGCGCGGTAAAAAACCATTCGAGGGCGAAGAAGATATCGCCGTAACGCACCCACCAGCTCTGCACCGATGCCAGCAGCACCAGGGCGACACTGAGCAGGATTGTCCAGATCAGCACAACGTCAAAATATTTACCCGCGGGGGTATCGGTTCCGAAGATGACTTCGTTCAGCCACTTGCGGGTTCCTGTCAGCGCCATTCCCTCGTTTCCTTATTGGCGGTAGCAAACGATGACATTCTAGCCGAACCAGCCCCTACTCTCTCAACCTTGTATACATGGGCCCTCTTTATCCAGCTCCCCCGCTTCGCTATCCTTGCCCGCCAATTATCGAAGTACGACCAACCCCCATGAACGACAAAAACCGACTTGTCTATTCCACCGATCGCGGCCGCATCAAAGAGGAGCCGCAGGCTGAGACGCGCCATCAGGGCGACGGCATTGTGCGCGTGCAGCGGGAAACCAAGGGCCGCAAGGGTAAAGGGGTGACCTGCGTGCGGGGCGTGGACGGTACCGACAGTGAACTCAAGCTACTGCTGGCAGAACTGAAGAAGCGCTGTGGCTGTGGCGGTGCGCTGAAGGATGGCGTGATCGAAATCCAGGGGGACAAGCGCGACGAGATCAAGGCGCTGCTTGAAGCCAAAAACTACAAGGTCAAACTGGCCGGGGGCTGAACCCCGGCCACAATAAAACTCAGATAACCGCGGCGAGGCGCAGCGGTTTGATCTGCTGGCGCTTTTCTTGTGCCAGGCACAAGCTCAACAGGCGTGCCAGCTCCAGCTGATAACCCTCGTGCACCACCGCGCTCGCGTGCTTGCAACGCAGTTCAAGCGCCTGCAGCTGACTGATGAGTTCACCGGAGCGGTTGTTCGCGGCAATGGCCACTTCTCCTTCCCCGCACGCGGCCAGCTTCTCCAGTAGATCATCGGCCAGCAGGCCGGCTTTGCCCGCGGCAACCTGGTGCACCTGGCGGATTTGCTGCACCGCCAGCTGCGGATACTTCTGCAAAAGCGCCATCGGCAGCTCGCCGCTTGAGAGCTGTTCGATCATTTCACAGGCCAGGTCGCCGGAACGCTCCAGCCCGTTGAGCGGCTCGCGCAATTGCTCGTACTCGGCGAGCCGGGACAACAGCGCCAGAGCCGCGGAACGCTCGGAAGCATCCATTCCCGCGACGGTTTTGCGGATACGCTGGAAGAACATCGCGTGCATCTGCCGGCGCTGTTGCTGGCACTCCTGGATACGTACCCGGTTGTCCTTGCGGGATTCCTCCGCCGCAGAAGGCGTGGTGCCGACCAGGTGGTAACGGCGCGGGTCGATGCGTACATTGGCCCGCACCAGTGCCACACCCAACTGGATACGGGCGCCGCGCAACTGCAGCTGCGCGAGGCGCTGCTCCAGATCCTGTAGATCCACCAGGCGGTTACGCAGCCAGTCGATGGTCTGCTGCAAATCCAA
Encoded here:
- a CDS encoding ion transporter gives rise to the protein MALTGTRKWLNEVIFGTDTPAGKYFDVVLIWTILLSVALVLLASVQSWWVRYGDIFFALEWFFTALFTVEYLTRIYCAQDRRSYIFSFYGIVDLLAILPSYLALIYTGASYLMVIRLLRVLRIFRILKLVRYLSDANLLVRSLWQARRRILVFYASVLVLCIIFGSVMFVVEGPKNGFTSIPKSIYWTIVTITTVGFGDITPHTAWGQTIASMTMLIGYSIIAVPTGIVTAELAHELGREKQLARCHNCGRAGHDADSEYCKHCGYKLEDFEPTHGD
- the yciH gene encoding stress response translation initiation inhibitor YciH yields the protein MNDKNRLVYSTDRGRIKEEPQAETRHQGDGIVRVQRETKGRKGKGVTCVRGVDGTDSELKLLLAELKKRCGCGGALKDGVIEIQGDKRDEIKALLEAKNYKVKLAGG